One genomic region from Fictibacillus marinisediminis encodes:
- the gcvPA gene encoding aminomethyl-transferring glycine dehydrogenase subunit GcvPA, with protein sequence MTFRYLPMTEQDKKEMMEAVGIASTEELFKDIPEKVRFKGELQIEKALPEPELVKYMSGLAQKNKNTKDYASFLGAGVYDHYTPSIVNHVTLRSEFYTAYTPYQPEISQGELQAIFEFQTMICELTGMDVANSSMYDGGTALAEAALLSAGQTKRKKIIVSKSVHPESRAVLQTYANGQFLEVVEVGTKDGLTDLDQLKEAVDGETACVLVQYPNFFGQVESLKEIEEIVHSEKAMFVVSSNPLSLGVLTPPGKFGADIVVGDAQVFGIPQGFGGPHCGYFAVTQKLMRKVPGRLVGQTVDENGKRGFVLTLQAREQHIRRDKATSNICSNQALNALAASVAMTALGKQGIRDIAGQNIQKAHYAKNVLEEKGLSVPFDAPFFNEFVVKLNKPVKDINKELLENGMIGGYDLGRDYPDLENHMLIAVTELRTKLEIEKLATVLEGL encoded by the coding sequence ATGACGTTTCGTTATTTGCCGATGACAGAGCAGGATAAAAAGGAAATGATGGAAGCTGTCGGTATAGCATCGACAGAAGAATTGTTCAAAGATATTCCAGAAAAGGTCCGCTTTAAAGGAGAACTTCAGATTGAAAAGGCCCTTCCTGAGCCAGAGCTTGTAAAATACATGTCAGGACTTGCGCAAAAAAACAAAAATACGAAGGACTATGCAAGCTTTTTAGGTGCGGGTGTCTATGACCATTACACACCATCGATCGTAAACCATGTAACCCTCAGATCTGAATTCTATACAGCGTATACACCGTACCAGCCCGAAATCTCTCAGGGAGAACTTCAGGCAATCTTCGAATTCCAGACGATGATCTGTGAGCTTACAGGCATGGATGTAGCGAATTCATCCATGTACGATGGGGGAACAGCCCTTGCAGAAGCGGCATTGTTATCTGCAGGACAAACGAAACGCAAAAAGATTATCGTATCCAAAAGTGTTCACCCGGAATCCCGTGCTGTTCTTCAAACCTACGCCAACGGACAGTTTCTCGAAGTTGTTGAGGTGGGAACAAAGGATGGACTGACGGATCTGGATCAGCTCAAAGAAGCGGTGGACGGAGAGACCGCTTGTGTACTCGTACAATATCCTAACTTCTTTGGCCAAGTGGAATCATTGAAAGAGATTGAGGAAATTGTTCACAGCGAAAAAGCCATGTTCGTTGTTTCGAGTAATCCGCTGTCATTGGGAGTACTTACTCCTCCTGGCAAGTTTGGAGCAGATATTGTCGTGGGAGATGCACAGGTTTTCGGAATTCCTCAAGGATTTGGCGGACCTCATTGCGGCTATTTTGCCGTAACACAAAAGCTGATGAGAAAGGTTCCGGGCCGTCTCGTCGGACAGACGGTCGATGAAAACGGCAAAAGAGGTTTTGTATTGACGCTGCAGGCGCGTGAGCAGCATATCCGCCGCGACAAAGCGACCTCTAACATCTGTTCGAACCAGGCTTTGAATGCCCTGGCTGCTTCTGTTGCCATGACCGCTCTTGGAAAGCAGGGCATCAGAGATATTGCAGGACAGAATATCCAGAAAGCGCATTACGCAAAGAATGTTCTTGAAGAAAAAGGTCTGTCCGTTCCATTTGATGCACCTTTCTTTAACGAATTTGTCGTAAAACTGAACAAACCTGTAAAAGACATCAATAAAGAATTGCTCGAAAACGGAATGATCGGCGGATATGATCTGGGCCGGGATTATCCTGACCTTGAAAATCACATGCTCATTGCAGTCACTGAACTGCGCACTAAGCTTGAGATTGAAAAACTGGCAACGGTATTGGAGGGGCTATAA
- the gcvT gene encoding glycine cleavage system aminomethyltransferase GcvT, producing the protein MGDLKRTPLFEVYKGHGGKVIDFGGWELPVQFSRIGEEHEAVRTKAGLFDVSHMGEFEVKGEGASEFLQYMLTNDISKLKTGGAQYTIMCYENGGTVDDLLVYKHSDQHYLLVVNASNIEKDFNWLESHATEGVELANISDSTAQLALQGPAAEKILQKLTDTELPSIGFFKFKNDVDLQGNRALVSRTGYTGEDGFEIYCRPEAAVKLWDLILKAGAEEGIIPCGLGARDTLRFEAKLALYGQELTKDITPIEAGIGFAVKTDKEADFIGKEVLKQQKEAGAPRKLVGIEMIDKGIPRSHYEVFKDGERIGEVTTGTQSPTLKKNLGLALIKSEFTELGTEVEVQVRQKRLKAVIVKSPFYKRS; encoded by the coding sequence ATGGGGGACTTAAAGCGTACACCACTTTTTGAAGTTTACAAGGGCCATGGCGGCAAAGTCATCGACTTTGGCGGATGGGAGCTTCCTGTCCAGTTTTCCCGTATAGGGGAAGAGCATGAGGCAGTCCGTACAAAAGCCGGGCTCTTTGATGTATCTCACATGGGTGAATTTGAAGTGAAAGGTGAAGGAGCAAGTGAATTTCTGCAATACATGCTCACCAACGACATCTCAAAGCTAAAAACCGGAGGCGCACAATATACCATAATGTGCTATGAAAACGGGGGCACGGTTGACGACCTGCTTGTTTATAAGCACAGTGATCAGCATTATCTTCTCGTTGTGAATGCATCCAACATCGAAAAGGATTTTAACTGGCTTGAGTCACATGCAACAGAAGGCGTTGAGCTTGCCAATATCTCTGATTCTACAGCTCAGCTCGCTTTGCAGGGGCCCGCTGCAGAGAAGATTCTTCAGAAGCTGACTGATACAGAGCTGCCCTCCATTGGCTTTTTTAAATTTAAAAATGATGTAGACCTGCAAGGCAACAGAGCGCTTGTATCACGCACGGGCTATACAGGGGAAGACGGATTTGAAATCTACTGCCGTCCTGAGGCTGCAGTCAAGCTTTGGGATCTTATCCTCAAAGCAGGTGCAGAAGAGGGAATTATTCCATGCGGTTTAGGTGCAAGGGATACGCTGCGATTTGAAGCGAAACTTGCGCTTTACGGCCAGGAGCTGACAAAGGACATCACTCCGATCGAAGCGGGAATCGGTTTCGCAGTAAAAACGGATAAAGAAGCAGATTTTATCGGCAAGGAAGTCCTCAAACAGCAGAAAGAAGCAGGCGCACCCCGTAAACTGGTGGGTATTGAGATGATCGACAAGGGTATTCCACGGTCTCATTATGAAGTTTTCAAGGATGGAGAACGCATCGGAGAAGTCACCACAGGCACTCAATCACCGACTCTGAAAAAGAACCTGGGTCTGGCTCTGATAAAAAGCGAGTTTACTGAATTAGGAACAGAAGTGGAAGTACAAGTAAGACAAAAACGATTAAAGGCGGTTATCGTTAAGTCGCCGTTCTATAAACGCAGCTAA
- a CDS encoding DEAD/DEAH box helicase has translation MNLNINFNRDWHEDFVKRMEDDGPWTKWELYNLALEAEKNLSIPDFLGLQAPDHLPQLTFLPHQLEVAKTVIEKMNGKAILADEVGLGKTIEAGLIIKEYMIRGLAKKVLILVPASLVLQWTGELNQKFFIPAIAQKKSYVWEQCDVVVSSIDTAKRQPHRDIVLNQDYDIIVIDEAHKLKNKNTKNYEFVQHLKKKFCLLLTATPVQNRVEEIFNLVTLLKPGHLGNQENFDKDFRNDKHSLKNEEKLKQLVNKVMVRNRREETGLKWPKRLVKTIPITLSESERDLYNSISDLKEQPNFNRSKFSILTLQREVCSSREACFLTLKNMLQKDAGNIATEQTILPLMKKIENVSQNSKALQTLELIQSIKDKVIIFTEYRATQLYLQWFLQQHGISSVPFRGGFKRSKKDYMTHLFKNHAQVLIATEAGGEGINLQFCQHIINYDLPWNPMRIEQRIGRIHRIGQKGDVHIYNFATQDTIEERILNLLYNKINLFESVIGELDEILAKFELKNIETYISDIMLNSESEGEIKVKMDNLAALINLDGGIKKKGWEEHAAARDSSFS, from the coding sequence ATGAATCTCAACATTAACTTTAACCGGGACTGGCATGAAGACTTTGTGAAAAGAATGGAAGATGACGGACCCTGGACAAAATGGGAGTTATATAATCTTGCGCTTGAAGCGGAGAAGAACCTGTCGATTCCTGATTTTCTCGGCCTTCAGGCACCGGATCATCTTCCGCAGCTGACATTTCTCCCCCATCAGCTTGAGGTCGCAAAAACGGTCATTGAAAAAATGAACGGAAAAGCCATTCTTGCTGATGAAGTTGGTCTGGGAAAGACCATTGAAGCTGGCTTGATTATTAAAGAATATATGATCCGGGGACTTGCTAAAAAGGTGCTCATTCTCGTACCGGCATCCCTTGTTCTTCAATGGACAGGAGAACTGAATCAAAAATTCTTCATCCCGGCAATAGCGCAAAAAAAATCTTATGTATGGGAGCAGTGTGATGTTGTCGTCTCATCGATTGATACGGCAAAAAGGCAGCCCCACCGGGACATTGTACTTAATCAGGATTACGACATCATTGTCATTGATGAAGCACATAAACTTAAAAACAAAAATACGAAAAACTATGAATTCGTACAGCATCTGAAGAAAAAATTCTGTCTGCTGCTTACCGCCACACCTGTACAGAACCGGGTGGAAGAGATTTTTAACTTAGTTACTTTATTGAAACCCGGACATCTTGGCAATCAGGAGAATTTTGATAAAGACTTCCGCAATGATAAACATTCACTGAAAAATGAAGAGAAGCTAAAACAGCTCGTCAATAAAGTTATGGTCAGGAACCGCAGAGAAGAGACCGGCTTAAAATGGCCAAAACGGCTGGTCAAAACGATTCCTATCACACTCTCTGAGAGTGAGAGAGACTTGTACAATAGCATCTCGGATCTTAAAGAGCAGCCAAACTTTAATAGAAGCAAGTTCTCGATTCTGACATTGCAGCGAGAGGTATGCAGTTCAAGAGAAGCCTGTTTTCTCACTTTAAAGAACATGCTTCAGAAAGATGCCGGAAACATCGCTACTGAACAGACCATCCTCCCATTGATGAAAAAGATTGAGAACGTTTCACAGAATTCAAAAGCACTGCAGACACTGGAACTGATTCAGTCTATTAAAGATAAAGTTATAATTTTTACGGAATATAGAGCGACACAGCTATATTTGCAATGGTTTCTTCAGCAGCATGGCATCTCCTCCGTCCCTTTTCGGGGAGGCTTTAAGCGAAGCAAAAAAGACTACATGACCCACTTGTTTAAAAACCATGCACAGGTTCTTATTGCCACTGAAGCAGGTGGCGAAGGAATCAACCTCCAATTTTGCCAGCACATCATTAACTATGATCTTCCCTGGAATCCTATGCGCATTGAACAGCGGATCGGGCGTATACACCGCATTGGGCAAAAAGGAGACGTTCATATTTATAATTTCGCGACACAGGACACCATTGAAGAACGAATCTTAAACCTTTTGTATAATAAGATCAATTTGTTTGAAAGTGTAATAGGTGAGCTTGATGAGATCCTTGCAAAATTCGAACTGAAAAACATCGAAACTTATATCTCGGATATCATGCTGAACTCGGAAAGCGAAGGGGAAATAAAAGTAAAAATGGACAATCTTGCCGCTCTTATTAATCTAGACGGAGGCATTAAAAAGAAAGGATGGGAAGAGCATGCAGCAGCACGAGATTCATCATTTTCTTGA
- a CDS encoding YqhG family protein: MQQHEIHHFLERYFESNDCIVEEKNHSYMKIQLTVELDKLLMNRPFYWHYLEKTGGTPNPMALTLVTGQQHPPDVNGEFIHFGSPRLHQIFASTKKLGSFIRMYEAIRQDSGQNIPLNPWLCVNLKTSYQCDRKKDMISSYGIHLINGKIESNFHEQLRSLPLTRKIPDFCYTLSPFIRPVSGLKRIEAIVEQQIHEDDHSWAEDAENRWREDEELLDRFYEDETEKPEYYQVEKEALRTQYEPKITVDIINGGLFYLSDTFLSS, from the coding sequence ATGCAGCAGCACGAGATTCATCATTTTCTTGAACGTTATTTTGAATCGAACGACTGTATCGTAGAGGAAAAAAATCATAGTTACATGAAGATCCAGCTCACCGTTGAGCTGGATAAACTGCTGATGAACCGGCCCTTCTACTGGCACTATCTGGAGAAAACAGGCGGAACACCGAACCCGATGGCTCTTACTCTCGTCACAGGCCAGCAGCATCCCCCCGACGTAAATGGGGAGTTTATTCACTTCGGTTCACCGAGGCTGCATCAGATTTTTGCCTCCACCAAAAAACTCGGTTCGTTCATCCGCATGTACGAAGCGATCCGCCAGGACTCCGGGCAGAACATCCCCTTAAATCCATGGCTCTGTGTGAATTTAAAAACCTCCTATCAATGTGACCGTAAAAAAGATATGATCTCTTCTTACGGCATTCATTTGATTAACGGGAAAATAGAAAGCAACTTTCATGAACAGCTTCGTTCACTTCCTCTTACCCGGAAAATCCCGGATTTCTGCTATACACTGTCTCCCTTCATCCGTCCGGTGAGCGGATTAAAACGAATCGAAGCAATCGTTGAACAGCAAATCCATGAAGATGATCACAGCTGGGCGGAGGATGCAGAAAACAGGTGGCGGGAGGATGAAGAACTATTGGATCGGTTTTATGAGGATGAAACCGAAAAGCCCGAATATTATCAGGTAGAAAAAGAGGCACTCCGTACCCAATACGAACCGAAAATTACAGTGGACATTATAAATGGCGGGCTCTTTTATTTGTCTGATACCTTTCTTTCATCATGA
- the moaA gene encoding GTP 3',8-cyclase MoaA, giving the protein MAIENGIYDRLKRPLKDLRISVTDQCNFRCTYCMPKEIFDGDYPFLEKTELLSFDEIVTIAERFISLGVTKLRITGGEPLMRKNLPELIGRLNQLHGLKDLALTTNGVLLPRVAHDLKKAGMERVTVSLDSLDSELFGRINGRGLGIDPVLEGMKAAHEAGLKVKVNMMVRKGVNDQEILPMAAYFKKTPYILRFIEFMDVGTTNGWNMKEVVTKEEILKAIQTELPLLPAAENYYGEVASRYQYADGENEIGIISSISDSFCSSCTRARLSADGKVFTCLFASKGMDFKTPLREGATKDDLDNMITNLWKNRGDRYSDERRDGAGKKEKIEMSYIGG; this is encoded by the coding sequence ATGGCTATAGAAAATGGGATTTACGATCGGCTGAAAAGACCGCTTAAAGATTTGCGGATCTCAGTCACTGATCAATGCAATTTTCGCTGCACCTATTGTATGCCGAAAGAAATCTTTGACGGGGACTATCCATTCTTAGAAAAAACGGAGCTGCTGAGCTTCGATGAGATCGTAACGATTGCCGAGCGCTTCATCTCCTTGGGTGTGACGAAGCTGAGAATAACGGGCGGTGAGCCTCTTATGAGGAAGAACCTCCCCGAACTGATCGGCCGGTTGAATCAGCTGCACGGTCTGAAGGACCTTGCTCTGACGACCAATGGCGTGCTTCTGCCCCGTGTCGCTCATGATTTAAAGAAGGCAGGAATGGAACGGGTTACTGTAAGCCTTGATTCTCTGGATTCCGAACTCTTTGGCAGAATCAACGGAAGAGGGCTGGGTATCGATCCTGTTTTAGAAGGGATGAAGGCAGCACACGAAGCCGGACTTAAAGTCAAAGTCAACATGATGGTCCGCAAAGGGGTAAACGATCAGGAAATTTTGCCGATGGCAGCCTATTTTAAAAAAACCCCCTACATCCTGCGATTCATTGAATTTATGGATGTCGGCACAACGAACGGCTGGAACATGAAGGAAGTGGTTACAAAGGAAGAAATTCTTAAAGCCATTCAAACAGAACTTCCTCTTCTCCCGGCTGCTGAAAATTATTACGGGGAGGTAGCTTCCCGCTATCAATATGCTGATGGGGAAAATGAGATTGGCATCATCTCTTCCATCAGTGATTCTTTCTGTTCATCCTGTACACGGGCAAGGCTTTCTGCAGATGGAAAGGTGTTCACTTGTCTCTTTGCTTCGAAGGGAATGGATTTTAAGACACCACTGCGTGAAGGCGCAACAAAAGATGACCTGGATAACATGATCACAAATCTTTGGAAGAACCGGGGCGACCGCTATTCCGATGAGAGAAGAGATGGAGCAGGCAAGAAGGAAAAAATTGAAATGTCATATATCGGGGGCTAA
- a CDS encoding YqzE family protein, with amino-acid sequence MNTYFKFVIEAIVKRMSRSPEEKQMLKQQKAERKQPVLVSLFGMVPFSLGLMFKKRRK; translated from the coding sequence ATGAATACCTATTTTAAGTTTGTCATTGAAGCGATCGTTAAGAGAATGAGCAGGTCTCCAGAGGAAAAACAAATGTTAAAACAGCAAAAAGCGGAACGAAAACAGCCTGTGCTCGTTTCGCTTTTTGGCATGGTCCCTTTTTCTCTGGGATTGATGTTTAAGAAGCGCCGGAAATGA
- a CDS encoding shikimate kinase has product MKPIFLTGFMGSGKTTIGSLLGKRLDWPVVDTDHYIEEKYDQKVAEIFALHGEEVFRGYEASILPELPQQDAIITTGGGMAVSAENRKYMLENGFVIFLSCPLDTIFERLKEDRSRPLFNHEKKIEMEKLYDRRLPLYRDCHWVLETGGYEPEETVEEIAARLARSDFGQTGDKQ; this is encoded by the coding sequence TTGAAACCGATTTTTTTAACAGGATTCATGGGATCCGGCAAAACCACGATCGGTTCGCTGCTCGGCAAGAGATTAGACTGGCCGGTCGTTGATACCGATCACTACATTGAAGAAAAATACGATCAAAAAGTGGCAGAAATCTTTGCATTGCATGGAGAAGAAGTGTTCAGAGGCTATGAAGCTTCTATCCTTCCTGAACTTCCTCAGCAGGATGCGATCATTACGACGGGCGGAGGAATGGCCGTTTCAGCAGAAAACCGGAAATACATGCTGGAAAACGGGTTTGTTATTTTTCTAAGCTGCCCGCTCGATACTATTTTTGAGAGACTGAAAGAAGACCGAAGCCGGCCATTGTTCAATCATGAAAAAAAGATAGAGATGGAGAAGCTGTACGACAGGAGGCTTCCTCTTTACCGGGATTGCCATTGGGTGCTCGAGACCGGGGGATATGAGCCAGAAGAAACGGTCGAAGAAATTGCAGCAAGGTTAGCGCGTTCCGATTTCGGGCAAACTGGTGACAAACAATAA
- the comGG gene encoding competence type IV pilus minor pilin ComGG, with protein sequence MNSRGYIFPTVLVFCLILSMLAAHQLLIFIGEKQFIDAQRERLQLDAMIEKSSRDAINSIKKNKDPAGRIAFDQGVVDCVVSTGQPPAMEIKISASLRNHQTKSVVIYYNSETKSITKWVEGAS encoded by the coding sequence ATGAATAGCCGCGGATATATTTTCCCCACTGTTCTCGTTTTTTGTCTTATCCTCTCGATGCTGGCAGCACATCAGCTTCTCATTTTTATCGGTGAGAAACAGTTCATTGACGCACAGAGGGAAAGGCTGCAGCTGGATGCAATGATCGAGAAGTCCAGCCGGGATGCGATTAACAGCATAAAGAAAAATAAGGATCCAGCCGGCCGGATCGCGTTCGACCAAGGAGTGGTGGATTGCGTGGTGTCCACAGGGCAGCCTCCTGCAATGGAAATAAAAATATCGGCAAGTTTGCGAAACCATCAGACAAAAAGCGTGGTTATATATTATAATAGCGAGACTAAAAGCATTACGAAGTGGGTGGAGGGTGCAAGTTGA
- the comGF gene encoding competence type IV pilus minor pilin ComGF: MKVSQKGFTLVEAMVALSIFIVLAGFAPLLIKVLSPPVQSGVSMEELESFYSAIGQAIREAVNAEVSEEKLTLTTSSGQSVTYSFYQNRIRKQINGQGYEIWLFSVKRFRPSVTGQLVTVSITDTASHVYKRVFARQAENVLVNPS; this comes from the coding sequence ATGAAGGTTAGCCAAAAAGGGTTTACGCTCGTTGAAGCAATGGTGGCGCTGTCCATCTTTATCGTGCTGGCGGGCTTTGCACCGCTGCTCATAAAAGTACTTTCGCCTCCTGTGCAAAGCGGTGTCTCAATGGAAGAATTGGAATCGTTTTATTCAGCGATCGGTCAGGCCATAAGGGAAGCGGTTAATGCGGAAGTAAGCGAAGAGAAACTGACCTTAACCACTTCTTCTGGACAGTCCGTAACCTATTCCTTCTATCAAAACCGGATACGAAAGCAGATCAATGGACAAGGATATGAAATCTGGCTGTTTTCTGTAAAGCGGTTTCGCCCTTCGGTAACTGGCCAGCTGGTTACGGTATCCATCACTGACACAGCCTCCCATGTCTATAAACGCGTGTTTGCCAGACAGGCAGAAAATGTTCTGGTGAATCCTTCATGA
- the comGD gene encoding competence type IV pilus minor pilin ComGD, with protein sequence MKRQIERINGYTLLELIIVLSIGSILLSVACASLQKYYKGREVHFFLEQFKRDLYFTQRTAINEQKLVHLHIFPGENRYIITTGMNEVYKNVKFPKQIQFESATMSLKITYNKIGNISTSGTMIIKTDAGRYKVVFLLGKGRFYAERF encoded by the coding sequence TTGAAGCGGCAGATTGAACGGATCAACGGCTATACCTTGCTGGAGCTGATCATCGTTCTTTCGATTGGGAGTATCCTGTTGAGTGTTGCCTGCGCCTCACTGCAGAAATACTACAAAGGAAGGGAAGTGCATTTTTTTCTCGAGCAATTCAAGCGTGACTTGTATTTTACACAGCGAACAGCGATAAACGAGCAAAAGCTAGTTCATTTGCATATTTTCCCGGGTGAGAACCGGTATATCATTACCACCGGCATGAACGAAGTGTATAAGAATGTTAAATTCCCAAAGCAGATTCAATTTGAATCTGCAACGATGTCCTTGAAGATTACGTACAATAAAATAGGAAACATCAGTACTTCAGGAACGATGATTATCAAAACAGATGCTGGCAGATATAAGGTGGTATTTCTGTTGGGAAAAGGCAGGTTCTATGCTGAAAGATTCTAA
- the comGC gene encoding competence type IV pilus major pilin ComGC has protein sequence MKDMNEKGFTLIEMMIVLLIISVLLLIALPSMAKNLGVAKNLGCKATLDLVQGQVGAYEADKEEKLTDLDTLVAEGYVDTVKCPNGNVLELKGGTVVEAAD, from the coding sequence ATGAAAGATATGAACGAAAAAGGTTTCACGCTGATCGAAATGATGATAGTTCTCCTCATCATTTCTGTATTGCTTTTAATAGCGCTGCCGAGCATGGCAAAAAACCTTGGCGTCGCTAAAAATCTCGGATGCAAGGCAACACTGGATCTGGTTCAGGGCCAAGTAGGCGCATATGAAGCGGATAAAGAAGAAAAACTGACGGATTTAGATACGTTGGTGGCGGAAGGCTATGTGGATACGGTCAAATGTCCGAACGGAAACGTGCTGGAATTAAAAGGCGGAACGGTCGTTGAAGCGGCAGATTGA
- the comGB gene encoding competence type IV pilus assembly protein ComGB: MKKGRSWSNKQQGDFLMRLGRLLEQGYTLPKAIAILKLHQNRWMQDGLYRVYDCLKRGYSLHEALARERFSSDVLGFLELSEKHGDLRFSVMEGAKMLQKREEIKERFIKAARYPIFLFAVVLSICFIMFRLLIPHFLSLYSSLDINFPYFTIVMISIIKKVPFLFFLFAAFTVTAAAAYIAVMKKISPSKRISLLLRIPIVKRTLPVLITHQFSIQLGSLLKGGLAINEALKILEQNQYMRFFRTEAALMKQELVNGLRFEDIVAQKRYFVPELSMIIVHGQSCGMLGKELIAYSEILLAYAEEKMAKYIVVVQPVLFLFIGVMILVMFVSMLLPMFKMMDSIQ, translated from the coding sequence GTGAAAAAGGGAAGGAGCTGGTCGAACAAACAGCAGGGAGATTTTTTGATGCGCCTTGGCAGGCTGCTGGAACAGGGCTACACACTCCCAAAAGCGATAGCAATACTTAAGCTGCATCAGAACCGCTGGATGCAAGACGGTCTTTACCGGGTGTACGATTGCCTGAAAAGAGGATATTCCCTTCATGAAGCATTGGCACGAGAGAGATTTTCAAGCGATGTGCTCGGCTTTCTTGAGTTGTCCGAAAAACATGGTGATTTGCGCTTCAGTGTTATGGAAGGTGCCAAAATGCTGCAGAAGAGGGAAGAAATCAAAGAACGATTCATTAAAGCGGCAAGGTACCCGATATTCTTATTTGCTGTCGTTTTGTCGATATGCTTCATCATGTTTCGCTTGCTGATCCCCCACTTTTTATCTTTGTACTCCTCTTTAGACATCAATTTCCCTTATTTTACAATCGTAATGATTTCCATAATTAAGAAAGTTCCTTTCCTCTTTTTTCTGTTTGCTGCGTTTACTGTCACGGCTGCTGCAGCGTATATCGCTGTCATGAAAAAAATTTCTCCTTCCAAACGCATCTCGCTGCTCTTAAGAATCCCCATTGTAAAAAGGACACTTCCTGTCCTTATCACCCATCAATTTTCTATTCAGCTGGGCAGCCTGCTAAAAGGAGGATTGGCGATCAATGAGGCGTTAAAGATCCTCGAACAAAATCAATACATGCGATTTTTTCGAACAGAGGCTGCCTTGATGAAACAAGAGCTCGTGAACGGGCTGAGATTTGAAGATATCGTTGCTCAAAAGCGCTACTTTGTTCCTGAGCTGTCCATGATTATTGTTCATGGACAATCCTGCGGAATGCTCGGTAAAGAATTGATTGCTTACAGTGAAATACTGCTCGCTTATGCAGAAGAAAAAATGGCAAAGTACATCGTTGTAGTTCAGCCGGTACTGTTTCTATTCATAGGGGTCATGATTCTTGTCATGTTTGTTTCGATGCTTTTGCCTATGTTTAAAATGATGGATTCCATTCAATAA
- the comGA gene encoding competence type IV pilus ATPase ComGA, whose product MPIEKKSDELLQLAERTNASDIHFVPMREKGLIQFRIDGQLHQVEELAYGFFERLVSHFKFKAGMDIGERRRPQDGSMDVTIKDHLLHLRLSTLPTAFHESLVIRLLPQTHPTEFQSLALFPHSLEGLSLLLRRASGLILFSGPTGSGKTTIMYSLLQHIQSLYTRHILTLEDPVEKKVDLFLQMEVNEKAGITYGEGFKSLLRHDPDVIMIGEIRDEATAKLVIRAGMTGHLVLSTVHAEDALGCLFRLIEFGLTVQELEQTLLGIVAQRLISLRCPYCGEVCDTNCFMRRKNKRMGLFELLSGSGLEKGIEWIRGNTDRPDGARTLNHFIKQGIALGFLPAHSLERWGVDRQ is encoded by the coding sequence TTGCCAATTGAAAAGAAAAGTGATGAACTGCTTCAACTCGCAGAAAGAACCAATGCGTCAGATATTCATTTTGTCCCCATGAGGGAAAAAGGCCTGATCCAGTTCAGGATCGATGGCCAGCTTCATCAGGTAGAAGAATTAGCCTATGGATTTTTTGAAAGACTTGTTTCCCATTTCAAATTTAAGGCTGGTATGGACATCGGTGAACGCCGAAGGCCTCAGGACGGTTCGATGGATGTTACCATCAAAGACCATCTCCTTCATCTCAGGCTTTCCACACTGCCTACTGCCTTTCATGAAAGCCTCGTCATCCGCTTGCTTCCCCAGACTCATCCTACAGAATTTCAATCCTTAGCCCTGTTTCCGCACTCACTCGAAGGACTTTCCCTCCTATTGCGGCGTGCCAGCGGCCTTATTCTCTTCTCAGGACCGACCGGTTCAGGAAAAACGACCATCATGTATTCTCTTCTTCAGCATATCCAATCCTTGTATACCCGCCACATCTTAACACTCGAAGATCCCGTGGAAAAGAAAGTCGATCTGTTTTTGCAGATGGAAGTGAATGAAAAAGCAGGAATTACGTATGGGGAAGGCTTTAAATCACTCCTTCGCCATGATCCCGATGTTATCATGATCGGTGAGATCAGGGATGAAGCTACAGCCAAGCTCGTGATCCGGGCCGGAATGACGGGGCATTTAGTGCTTTCAACAGTCCATGCAGAAGACGCATTAGGCTGCTTATTCCGGTTGATCGAATTTGGTTTGACCGTTCAGGAACTTGAACAAACACTGCTCGGCATTGTTGCTCAGCGGTTGATTTCGCTGCGCTGCCCCTATTGCGGTGAAGTGTGCGACACTAATTGTTTTATGAGAAGAAAAAATAAAAGAATGGGTTTATTTGAACTGCTGTCAGGATCCGGGCTGGAAAAAGGTATAGAGTGGATCCGGGGCAACACGGATCGGCCGGATGGTGCTAGAACATTGAATCATTTTATAAAACAAGGGATTGCTTTAGGATTTCTGCCTGCGCATAGCCTTGAGAGATGGGGGGTGGACAGGCAGTGA